One window of the Bos indicus isolate NIAB-ARS_2022 breed Sahiwal x Tharparkar chromosome 15, NIAB-ARS_B.indTharparkar_mat_pri_1.0, whole genome shotgun sequence genome contains the following:
- the UBQLNL gene encoding ubiquilin-like protein, translated as MPHVIARTPRMAQCGHHSGLPAEKKISPVVTRVIVKTPGKQEDFVIANDTSVRQFKEKLSAHFKCQMDQLVLVFMGRLLKDHDVLSQRGILDGHTIHVVIKSKNGSRSLAHPCHQDKNTKGNSSGVYQSVGVGYTPVESALSEDVPKVHTQDLKVGSPERIAQILENPSIQQLLSNTDFMRQFISEHLDTQQLMQQNPEVSHFLDNSEILWQTLELARNLAVIQEIMQIQQPAQNLESPPNPQSYVGLETVPGWDSASGQSSADFSDQMLNSTQDPFGGNIFTALLGGQVPEQVQCSLPSPPPSQEQQEHLPQPPTARVIYANSRGVSSITSVNSTLNMANHTSRASTSNSTNGQSHASAVEQPTGIPALPSRELNQLPQAEDKDATISLDSSNQKLDDLQQSNEQTSSQIQGNMMQLLLNNPSLADQMMLFMSVPQLSEQWRQQLPAFLQQTQFSDMLLALANPKASQAILQIEQSLQLLATEAPVLLPCVAPYLWGLGWLPAPSCSYPDTVPWTWDVSNMAEPKGPESCPKSGAVLQRLQSLAGDPSHPLQAPETRFSKQMEYLQAMGFANHHANLQALIATEGDTSAAIQKLRRSQGS; from the coding sequence ATGCCGCATGTCATTGCTCGAACACCCAGGATGGCCCAGTGTGGGCATCATTCAGGGCTGCCTGCAGAGAAGAAGATCTCTCCGGTTGTCACTAGGGTGATAGTGAAGACACCAGGCAAGCAGGAAGACTTTGTGATAGCCAATGATACCTCGGTAAGGCAGTTCAAGGAGAAGCTGTCGGCTCACTTTAAATGTCAAATGGACCAACTAGTGCTTGTCTTCATGGGCCGCCTTCTCAAAGACCATGATGTGCTGAGCCAGAGGGGCATCCTGGACGGTCACACCATCCATGTGGTCATCAAGTCCAAAAACGGCTCCAGATCCCTAGCCCATCCCTGCCACCAGGacaaaaacacaaaaggaaacagTAGTGGGGTATACCAATCTGTTGGTGTGGGTTACACACCAGTGGAGTCAGCTCTCTCAGAGGATGTGCCCAAGGTGCATACCCAGGACTTGAAAGTGGGTAGTCCAGAGCGCATAGCACAGATACTGGAGAATCCTAGCATCCAGCAACTCCTGTCCAACACAGACTTCATGAGACAGTTCATCTCAGAACACCTAGACACTCAGCAATTGATGCAGCAGAACCCAGAGGTCTCACACTTCCTTGACAATTCTGAGATCCTGTGGCAGACTCTGGAGCTGGCCAGGAACCTGGCAGTGATTCAAGAAATAATGCAGATCCAGCAACCTGCACAGAATCTTGAGAGTCCACCGAACCCACAGTCATATGTAGGCTTAGAGACTGTCCCAGGATGGGACAGTGCCTCAGGTCAGAGTTCTGCTGATTTCAGTGATCAGATGCTCAACAGCACACAAGATCCATTTGGGGGCAACATTTTCACAGCTCTTCTGGGAGGACAAGTGCCAGAGCAAGTCCAGTGTTCACTCCCATCTCCACCACCATCCCAGGAACAACAGGAACATCTCCCACAGCCCCCTACAGCCCGAGTCATCTATGCTAATTCTCGAGGTGTATCTTCAATCACTTCAGTCAATTCTACCCTCAACATGGCAAATCATACTTCCAGGGCCAGTACTTCTAACTCCACTAATGGTCAAAGTCATGCTAGTGCTGTGGAGCAGCCAACTGGGATACCAGCCTTACCTAGCAGAGAGCTCAACCAGCTGCCCCAGGCagaagacaaagatgccaccattTCTCTAGATAGCTCTAACCAGAAATTAGATGATCTCCAGCAATCAAATGAGCAGACCAGCTCCCAGATCCAAGGAAACATGATGCAACTGCTCTTGAACAACCCTTCCCTGGCAGACCAGATGATGTTGTTCATGAGTGTGCCCCAGCTGAGTGAACAGTGGAGGCAGCAACTGCCTGCATTTCTGCAGCAGACTCAGTTTTCCGATATGCTTTTAGCTCTAGCCAACCCTAAAGCATCACAAGCAATACTGCAGATTGAGCAGAGTCTGCAGCTGTTGGCCACTGAGGCTCCTGTTCTTCTACCCTGTGTTGCTCCCTACCTATGGGGCCTGGGTTGGCTTCCTGCACCCAGCTGCAGCTACCCTGACACAGTGCCCTGGACCTGGGATGTGTCCAATATGGCTGAGCCTAAAGGACCTGAGTCCTGTCCCAAATCGGGAGCAGTCCTacagaggctacagtccctagCTGGAGACCCCTCCCACCCTCTACAAGCCCCTGAGACTCGTTTCAGCAAGCAAATGGAATATCTCCAGGCCATGGGATTTGCAAACCATCATGCCAATCTGCAGGCCCTCATTGCCACCGAGGGAGACACCAGCGCTGCCATCCAGAAGCTCAGGAGATCCCAgggatcctaa
- the UBQLN3 gene encoding ubiquilin-3: MAKSGEALPQGSPALVQDPHLIKVTVKTPKDKEDFSVTDTCTIQQLKEEISQRFKAHPDQLILIFAGKILKDPDSLAQCGVQDGLTVHLVIKMQRRTMGNECPAASVPTPAPSPGSLPQPSSIYPADGPPTFSLGILTGLNGLGLTLGGFPDQPSSLVWQHVSVPEFVAQIIDDPFIQGLLSNTGLVRQLVLDNPRMQQLIQHNPEIGHILNNPEIMRQTLEFLRNPAMMQEMMRSQDRALSNLESIPGGYNVLRTMYTDIMDPMLNAVQEQFGGNPFATTNANATSSSSQPSRTENCDPLPNPWTSTYAGSAGRRGRRPGDQDISELRNRVPNILGNIGLYDYLQQLHETPQSLGTYLQGMASTLSPSQEQPPPPPGNQVPPASPSSQEPESGQALPKESVAIKGKPSCPALLRYPMESSARKDGGQDGAGNGSTGHSIHMPDLVSGLGPAANRTQIVPSPPLPTAAAAGTPERVWPPPLAYPRSLRPTSMNQAPQLQDEMHWQLPLLLHLQAAMANPRAMHALLQIEQGLQILATEAPRLFLWFMPCLTGLGSMAGDTEPRESPLVPEDPLPPPAPEVPSAQGSMELGLHSTPFLQMLQALTGTNPQQPTPETHFRVQLEQLQAMGFLNPEANLQALIATGGDVDAAVEKLRQL, from the coding sequence ATGGCCAAAAGTGGAGAGGCCCTGCCACAGGGCAGCCCAGCACTGGTCCAAGATCCCCACCTCATCAAGGTGACAGTGAAGACGCCTAAGGACAAGGAGGATTTCTCAGTTACAGACACTTGCACCATCCAGCAGCTGAAGGAAGAGATATCCCAGCGCTTTAAGGCCCACCCTGATCAGCTGATCCTAATCTTTGCTGGCAAAATCCTCAAGGACCCTGACTCGCTGGCACAGTGTGGGGTCCAAGATGGCCTCACCGTCCACCTGGTCATCAAGATGCAGCGTCGCACCATGGGCAACGAGTGCCCAGCTGCTTCAGTCCCTACCCCAGCCCCAAGCCCTGGGTCACTCCCTCAGCCAAGCTCCATTTACCCAGCAGATGGGCCACCTACCTTTAGCTTGGGTATCCTCACAGGCCTCAATGGGCTAGGCCTGACCTTGGGTGGTTTCCCTGACCAGCCAAGCTCACTGGTGTGGCAGCATGTATCTGTGCCTGaatttgtggctcagatcattgaTGACCCCTTCATCCAGGGTCTGCTGTCCAACACAGGCCTGGTGCGCCAGTTGGTTCTTGACAATCCTCGTATGCAGCAACTGATTCAGCACAACCCCGAGATTGGGCACATTCTCAACAATCCTGAAATCATGCGGCAGACACTGGAGTTTCTACGTAACCCTGCCATGATGCAAGAGATGATGCGCAGCCAGGACCGGGCGCTCAGCAACCTGGAGAGCATCCCGGGTGGCTACAATGTGCTCCGAACCATGTATACAGATATTATGGACCCCATGCTCAATGCAGTCCAGGAGCAGTTTGGTGGCAATCCCTTTGCCACCACTAATGCTAATgctaccagcagcagcagccaacccTCAAGGACGGAGAATTGTGACCCTCTCCCCAATCCCTGGACTTCCACATATGCAGGCTCAGCTGGCAGGAGGGGCAGAAGGCCTGGGGACCAGGATATATCTGAACTTAGAAATAGGGTTCCCAATATTCTAGGGAATATAGGGCTCTATGACTATCTCCAACAATTGCATGAGaccccccagtccctgggaacCTATCTGCAGGGGATGGCATCTACCCTCAGTCCAAGCCAAGAAcaaccacctccaccaccaggAAACCAAGTTCCTCCAGCTTCACCCTCATCCCAGGAACCTGAGTCAGGCCAGGCTCTCCCCAAGGAGTCAGTTGCAATCAAGGGAAAGCCCTCCTGCCCAGCCTTACTGAGATATCCCATGGAGAGCAGTGCTAGAAAAGATGGAGGTCAAGATGGTGCAGGGAACGGTTCCACTGGCCACAGCATCCACATGCCTGATCTTGTCTCCGGGCTGGGGCCTGCTGCCAATAGGACCCAAATTGTTCCTTCCCCACCTTTGCCcacagcagctgctgctggaaCCCCTGAGCGTGTCTGGCCACCGCCACTGGCTTATCCAAGATCTCTGAGGCCAACCAGCATGAATCAGGCCCCACAGCTGCAGGACGAGATGCACTGGcaactgccactgctgctgcacCTTCAGGCAGCCATGGCAAACCCGCGTGCCATGCATGCCCTGCTGCAGATTGAGCAGGGTCTGCAGATCTTGGCTACTGAAGCCCCTCGCCTCTTCCTCTGGTTCATGCCTTGTCTAACAGGGCTGGGAAGTATGGCGGGAGATACAGAGCCTCGAGAGAGTCCCCTTGTGCCTGAGGATCCTTtgcctcccccagctcctgaGGTTCCCTCAGCACAGGGCTCTATGGAGCTGGGCCTCCATTCTACCCCCTTCCTCCAGATGTTGCAAGCCTTGACAGGCACCAATCCTCAGCAGCCGACACCCGAGACTCACTTCCGGGTGCAGCTAGAGCAACTGCAGGCCATGGGCTTCTTGAATCCTGAAGCCAATCTCCAGGCCCTCATTGCCACAGGAGGTGACGTGGATGCTGCTGTGGAGAAGCTGAGGCAGTTGTAG